The following DNA comes from Hallerella porci.
GTTTTGGTCTATGTGGATTCCATCGCGGTTCTCGCCGGCGCAGTCACTCCGCAGCCCAAAGCAAACACGCTTCCCCAAAAGGCCAAAAAATGAAAAACGCGATTTGCCTTTGTCTTATTCTGTGCGGGCTGTCCTTTGCCAAGACGCCGACCGATTCCACACATTGGGAAAATTACTCCCAAGCCCTCGCCGAAGCAAAACGGGATCACAAAATGGTATTCGTCGATATTGTCGCCGACTGGTGCCTTCCCTGCCGCGAAATGGACAAGACAACCTATCGGGACAAAGGCGTCGCCACATTGCTAAACACCCGCTTTCACCCGGTGCGCATCAAACAAAACTC
Coding sequences within:
- a CDS encoding thioredoxin family protein: MKNAICLCLILCGLSFAKTPTDSTHWENYSQALAEAKRDHKMVFVDIVADWCLPCREMDKTTYRDKGVATLLNTRFHPVRIKQNSQDTILCDTLRLPVERCFFDVWNLQAVPSYVLIAPNGLSILTYSSRPLKSRPARITIGKN